The proteins below are encoded in one region of Myxococcales bacterium:
- the prmC gene encoding peptide chain release factor N(5)-glutamine methyltransferase, with protein sequence MPSETWTIRKVLSWMGDDFSKLGLPDARLDAELLVAHALKLDRVHLYMDLDRPLLPAELVQIKLLLKRRRGFEPVAYILGRREFYGRSFNVNSHVLVPRPETELLVEKALALAPSSEPVEVLDLCTGSGAIAVSIALEKPDWLVCASDISRDALEIARSNVVKHEAQDRVELIASDLFAQLQDRRFDVIVSNPPYITEGEWQSLAPDVTAHEPRLALLAGEKDSM encoded by the coding sequence ATGCCTTCTGAGACATGGACGATTCGCAAAGTTCTCTCATGGATGGGGGATGACTTTAGCAAACTTGGATTGCCCGACGCTCGGCTTGATGCAGAGCTTTTGGTGGCTCACGCGTTAAAGCTTGATCGCGTGCACCTTTATATGGATTTGGATCGGCCGCTTTTGCCCGCGGAACTTGTTCAGATCAAGCTTCTTTTAAAACGTCGGCGTGGTTTTGAGCCTGTGGCTTATATTCTCGGGCGCCGTGAGTTTTATGGACGTTCGTTTAACGTCAATTCCCATGTCCTTGTGCCGCGACCCGAAACGGAGCTTTTGGTTGAAAAGGCGCTTGCACTTGCGCCGAGCTCCGAGCCAGTCGAAGTCCTTGATTTATGTACCGGAAGCGGTGCGATTGCTGTAAGCATTGCGCTTGAGAAGCCTGACTGGCTTGTTTGCGCAAGCGATATTTCGCGCGATGCTCTAGAGATTGCCCGGAGCAATGTTGTTAAACATGAGGCGCAAGATCGAGTGGAGTTGATAGCCTCGGATCTATTTGCACAGCTTCAAGACCGACGCTTCGATGTGATCGTTTCCAACCCTCCCTATATTACAGAGGGTGAATGGCAGAGTCTTGCGCCGGATGTGACGGCGCATGAACCACGGCTTGCGTTGCTTGCCGGGGAAAAGGATTCGATGTAA
- a CDS encoding ATP-dependent DNA helicase RecQ, whose translation MSSRWTSQLKANFNLVRFRPWQLEAITELLEGSGKVLVVAPTGGGKSLCYQFPATVFDGTSIVISPLIALMEDQVRALEARGIAATYLASTLNPAERRAREEAMSQGRFKLVYVAPEALLSGFLLKRLVDLRPPFVAVDEAHCISQWGHDFRPSYLELGAVLRQLGAPRVLACTATATPMVREEIQEKLGLPTADSNLVLRGFSRPNLRLSAMEIDQSKVRHSLLLDALKQALDSPSSPSGGAIIYTATRNKAESLASSLKREGWNCDAYHAGLSAKVREKVNKRFALHKLSVVVATNAFGMGIDRADIRLVAHVQAPGSVEAYYQEVGRAGRDGQPAEGLLLSSSGDFGLRRKLIGYSNDRESNPAYLERQWQLFLDMMRYIEAGSCRHDFILRYFGDERETLGGCGHCDVCERLEEKQSAKQDEAFTTDDVQIVRKALSGVARNRRRAGLSAVADMLVGVKSSRQRELGLDQLSTYGLLKEHPKPWVMALLRRLITAGLTNLSASEFPVPYLTERGVRVMKDQEPPKLLLPPEDAGQRRKNKKALSSSSSTDLTLSNADHILFEKLRATRLELARAKGVPAYIICHDRTLKDIATLRPTTLQELADAHGMGPARIENYGKHLCKP comes from the coding sequence ATGAGTAGTAGGTGGACTTCGCAACTTAAGGCTAATTTTAACCTCGTGCGCTTTCGTCCTTGGCAGCTTGAAGCCATAACGGAGTTGCTCGAAGGAAGCGGCAAAGTGTTAGTGGTTGCTCCGACCGGAGGGGGCAAGTCGCTTTGCTATCAGTTTCCGGCCACGGTGTTTGACGGGACGAGTATTGTTATCTCGCCACTGATTGCGCTTATGGAAGATCAAGTGCGAGCTTTGGAGGCGCGGGGTATTGCTGCAACCTACCTTGCTTCAACATTGAATCCTGCCGAGCGACGTGCCCGAGAAGAGGCGATGAGCCAGGGTAGGTTCAAACTTGTCTATGTTGCTCCGGAGGCTTTGTTATCCGGGTTTCTGTTGAAACGACTAGTTGACCTTAGACCGCCTTTTGTTGCCGTCGATGAGGCACATTGCATTTCGCAATGGGGGCATGACTTTCGTCCTTCGTATCTTGAACTTGGCGCGGTGCTTCGGCAGCTGGGTGCGCCGCGTGTCCTTGCTTGCACTGCAACAGCTACGCCAATGGTGCGTGAAGAAATCCAAGAAAAGCTTGGGTTGCCAACGGCCGATAGTAATCTGGTGCTTCGTGGTTTTTCACGTCCAAATTTGCGCTTGAGTGCCATGGAAATCGATCAGAGCAAGGTTAGGCATTCGCTTTTGCTCGACGCGCTGAAGCAAGCTTTGGACAGTCCATCGAGTCCAAGTGGTGGCGCTATTATTTACACGGCCACTCGAAACAAAGCAGAGAGTCTTGCTTCATCGCTAAAGCGGGAAGGTTGGAATTGCGATGCTTATCATGCGGGTCTCTCAGCCAAGGTTCGTGAGAAAGTGAATAAGCGTTTCGCTCTACACAAGCTTAGCGTGGTCGTCGCCACCAATGCCTTTGGCATGGGTATTGATCGCGCAGATATTCGCTTGGTGGCGCACGTGCAAGCACCCGGTTCGGTTGAAGCCTATTATCAAGAAGTGGGCCGTGCAGGCCGCGACGGTCAACCCGCCGAAGGATTGCTTTTGAGTAGTTCGGGCGATTTTGGTTTGCGCCGCAAACTTATCGGCTACAGTAACGATCGTGAAAGCAATCCTGCTTATCTTGAGCGTCAATGGCAGCTTTTTTTAGACATGATGCGTTACATCGAAGCAGGCAGTTGTCGGCACGATTTTATTTTGCGCTATTTTGGTGACGAAAGAGAAACGCTTGGTGGCTGCGGACACTGCGATGTGTGTGAGAGGCTTGAAGAGAAACAGAGTGCCAAGCAAGACGAGGCTTTCACTACCGACGATGTGCAAATCGTGCGTAAGGCCTTGAGTGGTGTGGCGCGCAATCGTAGACGCGCAGGCCTTAGCGCAGTGGCCGATATGCTGGTTGGCGTAAAATCATCTCGACAGCGTGAGTTGGGGCTCGATCAACTTAGTACCTACGGTTTGCTAAAAGAGCATCCCAAGCCGTGGGTCATGGCTTTGTTGCGTCGTTTGATCACAGCCGGTTTGACCAATCTTAGCGCATCAGAGTTTCCGGTGCCTTACCTTACCGAACGTGGCGTTCGCGTGATGAAGGATCAAGAGCCCCCTAAGCTTTTGCTTCCGCCAGAGGATGCGGGGCAGCGGCGCAAGAATAAAAAAGCGTTGAGCAGTTCGAGCAGTACCGATCTTACCCTTAGCAATGCCGATCATATTTTGTTTGAAAAACTACGTGCGACACGCCTTGAGCTTGCCCGTGCTAAGGGCGTGCCTGCT